In the genome of Methylomagnum ishizawai, the window GGCGAAGAAGACCTGGCCTGGAACACCCGCCTCAAGCAGCAGTTCTACGGCGACCGCCCCATTGAGGAAGGCACCCAAGTCGTCGAATTGACCGCGCCCTACCGCGCTGAAGACCCGGCCTTGGTGCCCCTGCAAATCACCAGCAAGATTCCCCAGGCCCAGGACCATTACATCAAGAACATCACCCTGGTCATCGACAACAATCCGGTGCCGTTCTCGGCCTCGTTCGATTTCACGCCCGAGAGCGGCAAGGCCGATGTGGCGCTGCGGGCGCGGGTGAACGCCTATACCAATATCCGCGCCATCGCCGAGACCAACGACGGCAAGCTTTATATGAACAAGGCGTTCGTGAAGGCCAGCGGCGGCTGTTCCGCGCCCATCGGCACCGACCTCGAAGCCGCCATGGCGCGGCTGGGCAAGATGAAGTTCAAGTTCGACGGCGACAAGGCGGCGCTGGGCCAGC includes:
- a CDS encoding quinoprotein dehydrogenase-associated SoxYZ-like carrier, whose amino-acid sequence is MNPPRAPRILFLTLAGFLLAGTAHAAGEEDLAWNTRLKQQFYGDRPIEEGTQVVELTAPYRAEDPALVPLQITSKIPQAQDHYIKNITLVIDNNPVPFSASFDFTPESGKADVALRARVNAYTNIRAIAETNDGKLYMNKAFVKASGGCSAPIGTDLEAAMARLGKMKFKFDGDKAALGQPNPVQLLISHPNISGMQMDQISRLVKPAHFVDEVKVSFDGKPVLTAKTDIAVSADPNFRFYFVPDKAGELKAEIKDNLGNHFIQTQAVTP